The following are encoded in a window of Mycobacterium vicinigordonae genomic DNA:
- the mtr gene encoding mycothione reductase, translating to MESYDLAIIGTGSGNSIVDERYAAKRVAICEQDTFGGTCLNVGCIPTKMFVYAAEVAKTIRGAARYGVDAHIDGVRWGDIVSRVFGRIDPIAAGGEDYRRSAKNIDVYDRHTRFGPVQPDGRYLLRTEAGDEFTAEQVVIAAGSRPMVPPAIAESGARYHTSDTIMRIAELPEHLVIVGSGFIAAEFAHVFAALGTRVTLVIRGGCMLRHCDDTICERFTRIAAGKWELRTHRNVVDAHNRNGTAAGVSLTLDDGSKIGADALLVATGRVSNADRLDAEQAGVDVENGRVVVDQYQRTSARGVFALGDVSSPYQLKHVANHEARVVQHNLLCDWDDTASMAVTDHRYVPSAVFTDPQLASVGLTENQAVAQGFDVTVKIQDYGDVAYGWAMEDNTGILKLIADRRSGQLLGAHFMGYQASALIQPLIQAMSFGLTAREMARGQYWIHPALPEVVENALLGLG from the coding sequence GTGGAGTCCTACGACCTGGCAATCATCGGAACCGGTTCGGGCAACAGCATTGTCGACGAACGCTACGCCGCCAAGCGGGTTGCGATCTGCGAGCAGGACACCTTCGGTGGCACCTGCCTCAACGTCGGCTGCATCCCGACCAAGATGTTCGTCTACGCCGCGGAGGTGGCCAAGACGATTCGCGGCGCAGCCCGATACGGGGTCGACGCGCACATCGACGGAGTGCGCTGGGGAGACATCGTGTCGCGGGTTTTCGGTCGCATCGACCCGATCGCGGCAGGGGGCGAGGACTACCGGCGTTCGGCAAAGAACATTGACGTCTACGACCGGCACACCCGCTTCGGGCCGGTCCAGCCCGACGGGCGCTACCTATTGCGCACCGAGGCAGGCGACGAGTTCACCGCCGAGCAGGTGGTGATCGCGGCCGGTTCACGGCCCATGGTTCCGCCGGCCATTGCCGAATCTGGTGCCCGTTACCACACCAGCGACACCATCATGCGGATCGCCGAATTGCCCGAGCACCTGGTGATTGTCGGAAGTGGCTTCATCGCAGCCGAATTCGCGCATGTCTTCGCGGCGCTCGGCACCCGGGTGACGTTGGTCATCCGGGGCGGGTGCATGCTGCGCCATTGTGACGACACCATCTGCGAGCGGTTCACCCGTATCGCGGCCGGCAAGTGGGAGTTGCGTACCCACCGCAATGTCGTCGACGCACACAACCGCAACGGGACGGCCGCAGGGGTCTCCCTGACGCTCGATGACGGCTCGAAGATCGGCGCCGACGCCCTACTAGTGGCGACGGGACGGGTGTCCAATGCCGATCGGTTAGACGCCGAGCAGGCCGGGGTGGACGTCGAGAACGGCCGCGTGGTGGTCGACCAGTATCAAAGGACCTCGGCCCGCGGGGTTTTCGCGCTCGGCGACGTCTCCTCGCCGTATCAGCTCAAGCACGTCGCCAACCACGAGGCGCGGGTGGTGCAGCATAATCTGCTGTGCGACTGGGACGACACCGCATCGATGGCCGTCACCGATCATCGCTATGTCCCTTCGGCGGTGTTCACCGACCCGCAGCTGGCCAGTGTCGGGCTGACCGAGAACCAAGCCGTCGCACAAGGATTCGATGTGACGGTGAAGATCCAGGACTACGGCGACGTCGCCTACGGCTGGGCGATGGAAGACAACACCGGCATTCTCAAGCTGATCGCTGACCGTCGCTCCGGGCAGTTGCTGGGCGCGCATTTCATGGGGTATCAGGCCTCGGCGCTGATCCAGCCGCTGATTCAGGCGATGAGTTTCGGGCTTACCGCCCGGGAGATGGCCCGCGGCCAGTATTGGATTCACCCGGCGCTGCCCGAGGTTGTCGAGAACGCGCTGCTGGGGCTGGGCTGA
- a CDS encoding DUF5947 family protein codes for MSSPYDVLTGITNRRQPQPAGERCEMCAESITDEHQHVVNVAARQLMCVCRACYLLFADSHAQLRYRAVPDRYLVFPQFALDRRAWEALQIPVGVAFFFTNSDLGRTVAFYPGPAGACESELDLELWNAIRAADPRVGMLADDVEALLIRVPDDDTGSPQTFLVPIDACYEFVGRLRLLWRGFDGGQQARQFVDDFFAQIAARAREAPR; via the coding sequence ATGAGCAGCCCCTACGACGTGTTGACCGGCATCACCAACCGGCGCCAGCCGCAGCCTGCCGGCGAACGCTGCGAAATGTGTGCCGAATCGATCACCGACGAGCACCAGCACGTGGTGAATGTGGCTGCCCGGCAACTGATGTGCGTGTGCCGTGCCTGCTATCTGTTGTTCGCCGATTCGCACGCCCAGTTGCGCTACCGCGCGGTGCCCGACCGCTATCTGGTGTTCCCGCAATTCGCGCTGGACCGCCGCGCCTGGGAGGCGCTGCAGATCCCGGTCGGGGTGGCGTTCTTCTTCACCAATTCCGACCTGGGCCGCACGGTCGCCTTCTATCCCGGCCCGGCCGGTGCGTGCGAATCGGAGCTGGACCTGGAGCTGTGGAATGCCATCCGCGCCGCCGACCCCCGAGTGGGGATGTTGGCCGACGACGTGGAGGCGCTGCTGATCCGGGTGCCAGACGACGACACAGGATCGCCGCAAACGTTTTTGGTGCCGATCGATGCCTGCTACGAGTTCGTCGGGCGGCTGCGTCTGTTGTGGCGCGGCTTCGACGGCGGCCAGCAGGCGCGGCAATTTGTCGACGACTTCTTCGCGCAAATCGCTGCCCGCGCACGGGAGGCGCCGCGATGA
- a CDS encoding DUF6084 family protein has translation MTEQPIDVSFAVLDVVPEPYAVTPTLTARIGVDADPDDPVHAIALRCQVRIEPLRRNYTDAEAAGLTDLFGNRDRWATTQRTFLWQHCSTMVPGFAGNTTVALPLDCTYDFEVTAAKYMHALSEAAIPLQFLFSGTIFVKSDRGFSVQQVSWDCEARYDMPIQVWRDLVALHYPNTGWVRLRHETVSALAGYKSAHGILDLDLAVSTLLTESARREAAR, from the coding sequence ATGACCGAGCAGCCGATCGACGTGAGCTTCGCCGTGCTGGACGTGGTGCCCGAACCGTACGCGGTCACCCCGACATTGACGGCACGCATCGGCGTCGACGCTGACCCTGACGACCCGGTGCACGCCATTGCGCTGCGCTGCCAGGTCCGGATCGAACCGTTGCGCCGCAACTACACCGACGCGGAGGCCGCCGGGCTGACCGATCTGTTCGGCAACCGGGATCGGTGGGCCACCACCCAGCGCACCTTTCTGTGGCAGCATTGCAGCACCATGGTTCCCGGGTTCGCCGGCAACACCACCGTGGCGCTGCCGCTGGACTGTACCTACGATTTCGAGGTCACCGCCGCCAAGTACATGCACGCCTTATCCGAAGCCGCGATTCCACTCCAATTTCTGTTCAGTGGAACAATTTTCGTCAAGTCCGACCGCGGATTCTCGGTGCAACAGGTGTCCTGGGACTGTGAAGCCCGCTACGACATGCCGATCCAGGTCTGGCGGGACCTGGTCGCACTGCACTACCCCAACACCGGATGGGTGCGGCTACGACACGAAACGGTCTCGGCTCTGGCCGGTTACAAGTCGGCCCACGGGATACTCGACCTCGACCTCGCGGTGAGCACGCTGCTGACCGAGTCGGCGCGGCGGGAGGCCGCGCGATGA
- a CDS encoding hydrogenase expression protein HypE, which yields MPTEAAVKAEQTLIHVLWINAGLSCDGDSVALTAATQPSVEEIALGALPGLPQVAVHWPLIDFECGPTGGADDFLEWFFKADRGELEPFVLVVEGSIPNEQIKSEGYWCGFGNDPATGQPMTTSEWLDRLAPKATAIVAVGTCATYGGIHAMAGNPTGAMGVPDYLGWDWKSKAGIPIVCVPGCPIQPDNLSETLTYLLYMATGQAPMIPLDDALRPKWLFGNTVHEGCDRAGYYEQGDFATEYGSPKCIVKLGCWGPVVKCNVPKRGWINGIGGCPNVGGICIGCTMPGFPDKFMPFMDEPPGGKLSSTTSGLYGSVIRGLRHITEHTLDKEPRWRHKGTELTTGARRTW from the coding sequence ATGCCAACAGAAGCAGCAGTCAAGGCAGAACAAACATTGATCCATGTCCTGTGGATCAACGCCGGTCTCAGTTGTGACGGTGACTCGGTGGCGTTGACTGCCGCCACCCAACCCAGCGTCGAAGAGATCGCACTGGGAGCCCTTCCCGGACTCCCGCAGGTCGCCGTGCACTGGCCGTTGATCGACTTCGAGTGTGGGCCAACCGGGGGCGCCGACGACTTCCTCGAGTGGTTCTTCAAGGCCGACCGCGGCGAACTTGAACCGTTCGTGCTCGTCGTCGAAGGCTCCATTCCCAACGAACAGATCAAGTCCGAGGGTTACTGGTGTGGGTTCGGCAACGACCCGGCCACCGGCCAGCCGATGACTACCAGCGAATGGCTGGATCGGCTCGCGCCCAAGGCCACCGCGATCGTCGCGGTGGGTACTTGCGCCACCTACGGCGGCATCCACGCGATGGCAGGCAATCCGACCGGCGCCATGGGCGTGCCCGACTATCTGGGCTGGGACTGGAAGAGCAAGGCCGGTATTCCGATCGTGTGCGTACCGGGCTGTCCGATCCAACCGGACAATCTTTCCGAGACGTTGACCTACTTGCTCTACATGGCGACCGGCCAGGCGCCGATGATTCCGCTCGACGACGCGCTGCGACCCAAGTGGCTATTCGGCAACACCGTGCACGAGGGGTGCGATCGGGCCGGATACTACGAGCAGGGTGATTTCGCCACCGAGTACGGGTCACCGAAATGCATTGTCAAGCTGGGATGTTGGGGCCCGGTAGTGAAGTGCAATGTGCCCAAGCGCGGCTGGATCAACGGTATTGGCGGCTGCCCGAATGTCGGTGGCATCTGCATCGGCTGCACCATGCCCGGCTTCCCGGACAAGTTCATGCCGTTCATGGACGAACCGCCGGGCGGCAAGCTATCGAGCACCACGTCGGGGTTGTACGGCTCGGTGATCCGCGGCTTGCGGCACATTACCGAGCACACCCTCGACAAGGAGCCGCGTTGGCGGCACAAGGGCACCGAACTGACCACCGGAGCGCGCCGCACCTGGTAG
- a CDS encoding Fur family transcriptional regulator, whose translation MTTESAGLDPAAAERLGEFLRARGLRRTASRIQILAVLEPFNGHLSVAEIRDRLPAHLFAGAQLPDLATIYRTVTTLVDQGVLHALTLDGGVTTYGMATAPHHHAVCTRCGSIIEVPARQLSAALEHAMAGSSFALSERAGLTLHGLCPRCQGVDLSPAPAARSRQPRAAPGESNTGRGPSPGR comes from the coding sequence GTGACGACTGAATCGGCGGGCTTGGATCCGGCGGCCGCCGAACGCCTTGGCGAGTTCCTTCGTGCGCGCGGGTTGCGGCGAACGGCGTCACGAATTCAGATCCTCGCGGTGCTCGAACCCTTCAACGGACATCTGTCAGTGGCCGAGATCCGCGACCGGCTGCCGGCCCACCTGTTCGCCGGAGCCCAGCTGCCCGACCTGGCCACCATCTACCGCACGGTGACCACGCTGGTGGATCAGGGTGTCCTGCATGCGCTGACCCTGGACGGCGGTGTCACCACCTACGGAATGGCCACCGCTCCGCATCACCACGCGGTGTGCACCCGGTGCGGCTCGATCATCGAGGTGCCGGCGCGGCAGCTCAGTGCGGCGCTGGAGCACGCGATGGCGGGCAGTTCCTTCGCACTGTCCGAGCGGGCGGGCCTGACGCTGCACGGCCTGTGCCCGCGGTGTCAGGGCGTTGACCTCAGCCCAGCCCCAGCAGCGCGTTCTCGACAACCTCGGGCAGCGCCGGGTGAATCCAATACTGGCCGCGGGCCATCTCCCGGGCGGTAA
- a CDS encoding hydrogenase maturation nickel metallochaperone HypA, which yields MHELSLCQAIAGVVKSHADGRHVEVVRVRVGALRQVVPDSLSFCWTLVRDSEDMPDAKLELECVRAEVRCRACGEQSEITSAWSIWCPACDSADVEVLRGNEFLVTSLDVS from the coding sequence ATGCATGAGCTCTCGCTGTGTCAGGCGATCGCCGGCGTGGTCAAGTCTCACGCCGACGGGCGGCACGTCGAAGTCGTGCGGGTCCGGGTGGGCGCCTTGCGACAGGTGGTACCGGATTCGCTGTCCTTCTGCTGGACGCTCGTGCGGGATTCCGAGGACATGCCCGACGCGAAACTCGAACTGGAGTGCGTGAGGGCAGAGGTGCGCTGCCGCGCCTGCGGAGAGCAATCGGAGATCACCTCGGCGTGGTCGATCTGGTGTCCGGCGTGCGATAGTGCCGACGTCGAGGTGCTGCGCGGCAACGAATTTCTGGTGACGTCGCTCGACGTCTCGTGA
- a CDS encoding NifU family protein: MARPDRPQGSADDAQWRTAGDRIQTLLDSCATGGPGAYERAQELVREVIALYGAGLERILAHADPQLAERLATDDLVASLLLVHGLHPHDVHRRVADALDRVRPYLGSHGGDVDLLEITPDGAARLAFRGTCKTCPSSAMTLELAVEDAVRAAAPEICSIEVVAATEPTNVIAAESLLSRVHSSGSWQPVPELAELAPGEVAGFSIAGVSVLACRVDERALAYRDHCPVCLDTLAGARLTGSSLQCPRCTTQFDVVQAGAGPSAAHLEPLPLLTRDGVLSVALPVLGAPA, translated from the coding sequence ATGGCACGGCCGGATCGTCCGCAGGGTTCAGCAGATGATGCACAGTGGCGCACCGCGGGCGACCGGATCCAGACCCTGCTGGATTCCTGCGCGACCGGCGGGCCAGGGGCCTACGAGCGCGCCCAGGAGTTGGTCCGTGAGGTCATCGCGCTCTACGGGGCGGGGTTGGAACGGATCCTGGCGCACGCCGATCCGCAGTTGGCCGAGCGGCTGGCCACCGACGACCTGGTGGCCAGCCTGCTCCTGGTGCACGGCCTGCACCCGCACGATGTGCACCGTCGGGTCGCCGACGCGCTCGACCGGGTGCGGCCCTACCTGGGTTCGCACGGCGGCGACGTAGATCTGCTGGAGATCACCCCCGACGGGGCTGCGCGCCTGGCGTTCCGGGGAACCTGCAAAACGTGCCCCTCGTCGGCCATGACACTGGAACTCGCTGTCGAGGATGCTGTCCGCGCCGCCGCCCCTGAAATTTGCTCGATCGAGGTGGTCGCGGCAACGGAGCCCACCAATGTCATTGCCGCGGAATCGCTGCTGTCCCGGGTGCATTCGAGCGGTTCGTGGCAGCCAGTGCCGGAGCTAGCCGAGTTGGCACCCGGCGAGGTGGCGGGCTTCTCGATCGCCGGTGTTTCCGTGCTGGCCTGCCGGGTCGACGAGCGGGCGCTGGCTTACCGCGACCATTGCCCGGTGTGCCTGGACACGCTGGCCGGGGCTCGGTTGACGGGCAGCTCGCTGCAATGCCCGCGCTGCACGACGCAATTCGATGTCGTCCAGGCCGGTGCCGGACCTTCAGCGGCGCACCTCGAACCGTTGCCGTTGCTGACCCGCGACGGGGTGTTGTCGGTGGCACTGCCAGTGCTGGGGGCCCCGGCATGA
- a CDS encoding nickel-dependent hydrogenase large subunit, with protein sequence MTTIIPEPSTSKREPGQLVEMAWDPITRIVGSLGIYTKIDFENREVVECHSTSSIFRGYSIFMKGKDPRDAHFITSRICGICGDNHATCSCYAQNMAYGVKPPHIGEWIVNLGEAAEYMFDHNIFQENLVGVDFCEKMVSETNPGVLAKAEKTQAPHADAHGYKTIADIMRSLNPFSGEFYREALQVSRWTREMFCLMEGRHVHPSTLYPGGVGTVATIQLMTDYMTRLMRYVEFMKKVVPMHDDLFDFFYDALPGYEKVGLRRTLLGCWGSFQDPEVCNFEYRDMERWGNAMFVTPGVVVDGKLVTHSLVDINLGIRILLGSSYYDDWTDQEMFVKTDPLGNPVDRRHPWNQHTNPHPQKREMDGGKYSWVMSPRWFDGKDHLALDTGGGPLARLWATALAGLVDIGYVKATGNSVKINLPKTALKGPVEFEWKVPKFGSNTIERDRARTYFQAYAAACALHFAEKALEEIRAGRTKTWERFDVPEEGIGCGFTEAVRGVLSHHLVIRDGKIANYHPYPPTPWNANPRDSYGTPGPYEDAVQGQPIFEENDRENFKGIDVMRTVRSFDPCLPCGVHMYLGKGKTLERLHTPTQSPIGE encoded by the coding sequence ATGACAACCATCATCCCCGAGCCGTCGACATCCAAGCGGGAGCCCGGTCAACTCGTCGAGATGGCGTGGGACCCTATCACCAGAATCGTTGGTAGCCTGGGCATTTACACGAAGATCGACTTCGAGAATCGAGAAGTCGTGGAGTGCCATAGCACATCATCGATCTTCCGTGGCTACTCGATATTCATGAAAGGCAAGGACCCGCGCGACGCCCACTTCATCACTAGCCGTATCTGCGGAATCTGCGGCGACAACCATGCCACCTGCTCGTGCTATGCGCAGAACATGGCCTACGGGGTAAAGCCGCCGCACATCGGTGAATGGATCGTCAACCTCGGCGAGGCAGCAGAATACATGTTCGACCACAACATTTTTCAGGAAAACCTGGTCGGAGTGGACTTCTGCGAAAAGATGGTCTCCGAGACCAATCCGGGTGTGCTGGCCAAAGCCGAGAAAACTCAAGCACCGCACGCGGATGCGCATGGCTACAAGACGATCGCCGACATCATGCGCTCGCTGAATCCGTTCAGCGGCGAGTTTTACCGGGAGGCTTTGCAAGTCAGTCGCTGGACCCGAGAGATGTTCTGCCTGATGGAGGGCCGTCACGTGCACCCCTCCACGCTGTACCCCGGTGGCGTCGGCACCGTGGCCACCATCCAGTTGATGACCGACTACATGACCCGGTTGATGCGCTACGTCGAGTTCATGAAGAAGGTTGTCCCGATGCACGACGATCTGTTCGATTTCTTCTACGACGCTCTACCCGGTTACGAGAAGGTCGGCCTGCGCCGCACGCTGCTGGGCTGCTGGGGCTCGTTTCAGGACCCCGAGGTGTGCAATTTCGAATACCGAGACATGGAGCGCTGGGGTAACGCGATGTTCGTCACTCCCGGTGTGGTGGTGGACGGCAAGCTGGTTACCCACTCCCTGGTAGACATCAACTTGGGTATCCGAATCCTTTTGGGCAGTTCGTATTACGACGACTGGACCGATCAGGAGATGTTCGTCAAGACTGACCCGCTGGGCAACCCGGTGGACCGCCGCCACCCGTGGAACCAGCACACCAACCCGCATCCGCAGAAGCGGGAGATGGACGGTGGCAAGTACAGCTGGGTGATGTCGCCGCGCTGGTTCGACGGCAAGGACCACCTGGCGCTAGACACCGGCGGCGGTCCGCTGGCCCGGCTGTGGGCGACTGCGCTGGCCGGCCTGGTCGATATCGGCTACGTCAAGGCCACCGGCAACAGCGTCAAGATCAACCTGCCGAAGACCGCGCTCAAGGGTCCGGTGGAGTTCGAGTGGAAGGTGCCCAAGTTCGGCAGCAACACCATCGAACGCGACCGGGCCCGCACCTATTTCCAGGCCTATGCGGCGGCGTGCGCGCTGCACTTCGCCGAGAAGGCATTGGAAGAAATCCGCGCCGGGCGTACCAAGACCTGGGAGCGCTTCGACGTGCCCGAGGAGGGCATCGGTTGCGGCTTCACCGAGGCGGTGCGCGGCGTGCTCAGCCACCACCTGGTCATCCGGGACGGCAAGATCGCCAACTACCACCCATATCCGCCCACCCCGTGGAACGCCAACCCTCGTGACAGCTACGGCACGCCGGGCCCATACGAGGACGCGGTGCAGGGCCAGCCGATTTTCGAGGAGAACGACCGGGAGAACTTTAAGGGCATCGACGTGATGCGCACGGTGCGCAGCTTCGACCCGTGTCTGCCCTGCGGCGTGCACATGTACCTGGGCAAGGGCAAGACGCTGGAGAGACTGCACACCCCGACCCAGTCACCGATCGGGGAGTGA
- a CDS encoding HoxN/HupN/NixA family nickel/cobalt transporter, whose translation MSRVPLDRSRRRPALSTAELRRLALMAAVIIALHLVGWMTLALVVEPAHLRLGSKAFGVGIGLTAYILGLRHAFDADHIAAIDNTTRKLMSDGQRPLAVGFFFSLGHSTVVFVLALLLATGVRAVAGPVADDSSRLHHYTGLFGTGVSGVFLYLIALLNVVVLVGMVRVFARLRRGQYSESELERQLDNRGLINRFLGRFTKSISKSWHMYLVGLLFGLGFDTATEVALLVLAGTSAASGLPWYAILCLPVLFAAGMCLLDTIDGSFMNFAYGWAFSSPVRKIYYNIAVTTLSVAVALLIGTVELLGLFAEQLGWRGPFWAWLAGLNLNTVGFLVVAMFLATWLLALLVWRYGRIEERWAPAADPATPDSTV comes from the coding sequence ATGTCCCGCGTCCCGCTCGACCGGTCCCGCCGACGGCCCGCCTTGTCGACGGCGGAGTTGCGGCGATTGGCACTGATGGCCGCGGTAATCATCGCGTTGCACCTAGTCGGCTGGATGACGTTGGCACTGGTGGTAGAGCCGGCTCATTTAAGGTTGGGTAGCAAAGCATTTGGGGTCGGCATCGGGCTCACCGCTTACATCCTGGGCCTGCGGCACGCCTTCGACGCTGACCACATCGCGGCGATCGACAACACCACCCGCAAGCTGATGAGCGACGGGCAACGCCCGCTGGCGGTCGGATTCTTCTTCTCCCTGGGCCACTCCACGGTGGTGTTCGTGCTGGCGCTGCTGTTGGCGACCGGGGTGCGCGCCGTCGCCGGGCCGGTCGCGGACGACTCGTCGCGGCTGCACCACTACACCGGTCTATTCGGCACCGGCGTCTCAGGCGTGTTCCTGTACCTGATCGCGCTGCTCAATGTCGTCGTTTTGGTCGGCATGGTGCGGGTGTTCGCCCGGCTGCGACGCGGCCAGTACAGCGAGAGCGAACTCGAGCGACAGCTGGACAACCGTGGACTAATCAACCGGTTCCTGGGCCGATTCACTAAGTCGATCAGCAAGTCCTGGCACATGTACCTGGTCGGCCTGCTCTTTGGGTTGGGGTTTGACACCGCCACCGAAGTCGCGCTGCTGGTGCTGGCGGGGACCAGCGCGGCCTCCGGGTTGCCGTGGTACGCCATCCTGTGCCTGCCGGTGCTTTTCGCCGCCGGCATGTGCCTGTTGGACACCATCGACGGCTCGTTCATGAACTTCGCTTACGGCTGGGCGTTTTCCAGTCCGGTCCGCAAGATCTACTACAACATTGCGGTCACCACATTGTCGGTGGCCGTCGCCTTGCTGATCGGCACGGTGGAACTACTCGGCCTGTTCGCCGAACAGCTGGGCTGGCGCGGCCCGTTCTGGGCTTGGCTGGCCGGCCTCAACCTGAACACCGTCGGATTTCTCGTCGTCGCAATGTTCCTCGCCACGTGGCTGCTGGCGCTGCTGGTCTGGCGCTACGGACGCATCGAGGAGAGATGGGCCCCGGCCGCGGACCCCGCTACTCCCGATTCGACTGTGTAG